In Bactrocera oleae isolate idBacOlea1 chromosome 5, idBacOlea1, whole genome shotgun sequence, a genomic segment contains:
- the St4 gene encoding sulfotransferase 1E1 isoform X2, which produces MNRLRQSKNMYTFPYEIVDVDYKINTELLQYFKGERTGFVQVGPEKYFFPHKYKFEADNFYNFCARPDDIWVATVPRSGTTWTQELVWLLAHDLDFDAAKQESLTERFPFFEFSLFVHPEVKAELSGYKTLDEWPCNKRRFIKTHFPFSLLPPSVMQNKCKVIYVLRNPKDVAVSYYHLNRLYRTQGYTGDFHRYWDYFSRGLNPWLPYYSHISEAFEHRHLPNILILNYEDMVSNLRGVVLKLAAFLNCTISAEGLKNLTQHLDIKNFRENPSVNGSEMADVGLLLKGEAGFVRKGGNGKREELMNDTALKNCVDQWIHENTYDKN; this is translated from the exons ATGAATCGGTTAAGACAATCGAAAAATATGTACACTTTTCCGTATGAAATCGTTGACGTTGATTACAAGATAAACACTGAGCTGCTACAGTATTTCAAAG GTGAGCGCACAGGATTTGTGCAAGTGGGTcctgaaaaatatttctttcctCATAAATACAAGTTTGAAGcagacaatttttataatttttgtgcaCGTCCAGATGATATTTGGGTAGCAACAGTTCCACGGTCTGGAACCACATGGACTCAGGAGTTAGTTTGGCTACTGGCACATGATTTAGATTTTGATGCAGCCAAACAGGAATCCCTCACAGAACGTTTTCCATTTTTTGA GTTTTCATTATTCGTTCATCCTGAAGTCAAGGCTGAGTT ATCAGGATACAAGACTCTAGACGAATGGCCATGTAATAAGAGACGTTttataaaaacacattttccattttctttgcTGCCACCAAGTGTTATGCAGAATAAGTGCAAG GTAATATACGTATTGCGTAATCCCAAAGATGTGGCTGTTTCCTATTACCATTTGAATCGGTTGTACCGAACCCAAGGCTACACTGGTGATTTCCACCGATATTGGGATTACTTTTCACGGGGATTGA ACCCTTGGCTACCATACTACAGTCACATAAGTGAAGCGTTTGAACATCGTCATTTGCCAAATATACTCATCCTCAACTATGAAGATATGGTTTCCAATTTGAGAGGTGTCGTATTGAAACTGGCAGCATTTTTAAATTGCACAATCAGTGCGGAGGGTTTGAAAAACTTAACACAACATttggatattaaaaatttccgGGAGAATCCATCAGTAAATGGAAGTGAAATGGCGGATGTTGGACTTTTGCTTAAGGGTGAAGCTGGTTTCGTTAGAAAAGGTGGCAATGGAAAACGAGAAGAGCTTATGAATGACACTGCACTGAAGAATTGTGTAGACCAGTGGATTCATGAAAATACATatgacaaaaattaa
- the St4 gene encoding luciferin sulfotransferase isoform X3: MNRLRQSKNMYTFPYEIVDVDYKINTELLQYFKDDIWVATVPRSGTTWTQELVWLLAHDLDFDAAKQESLTERFPFFEFSLFVHPEVKAELLAKHFGDNKKLEFIEHFSRSGYKTLDEWPCNKRRFIKTHFPFSLLPPSVMQNKCKVIYVLRNPKDVAVSYYHLNRLYRTQGYTGDFHRYWDYFSRGLNPWLPYYSHISEAFEHRHLPNILILNYEDMVSNLRGVVLKLAAFLNCTISAEGLKNLTQHLDIKNFRENPSVNGSEMADVGLLLKGEAGFVRKGGNGKREELMNDTALKNCVDQWIHENTYDKN; encoded by the exons ATGAATCGGTTAAGACAATCGAAAAATATGTACACTTTTCCGTATGAAATCGTTGACGTTGATTACAAGATAAACACTGAGCTGCTACAGTATTTCAAAG ATGATATTTGGGTAGCAACAGTTCCACGGTCTGGAACCACATGGACTCAGGAGTTAGTTTGGCTACTGGCACATGATTTAGATTTTGATGCAGCCAAACAGGAATCCCTCACAGAACGTTTTCCATTTTTTGA GTTTTCATTATTCGTTCATCCTGAAGTCAAGGCTGAGTTGTTAGCTAAACATTTTGGGGACAATAAAAAGCTGGAATTCATTGAACATTTTTCCAGATCAGGATACAAGACTCTAGACGAATGGCCATGTAATAAGAGACGTTttataaaaacacattttccattttctttgcTGCCACCAAGTGTTATGCAGAATAAGTGCAAG GTAATATACGTATTGCGTAATCCCAAAGATGTGGCTGTTTCCTATTACCATTTGAATCGGTTGTACCGAACCCAAGGCTACACTGGTGATTTCCACCGATATTGGGATTACTTTTCACGGGGATTGA ACCCTTGGCTACCATACTACAGTCACATAAGTGAAGCGTTTGAACATCGTCATTTGCCAAATATACTCATCCTCAACTATGAAGATATGGTTTCCAATTTGAGAGGTGTCGTATTGAAACTGGCAGCATTTTTAAATTGCACAATCAGTGCGGAGGGTTTGAAAAACTTAACACAACATttggatattaaaaatttccgGGAGAATCCATCAGTAAATGGAAGTGAAATGGCGGATGTTGGACTTTTGCTTAAGGGTGAAGCTGGTTTCGTTAGAAAAGGTGGCAATGGAAAACGAGAAGAGCTTATGAATGACACTGCACTGAAGAATTGTGTAGACCAGTGGATTCATGAAAATACATatgacaaaaattaa
- the St4 gene encoding sulfotransferase 1E1 isoform X1, whose protein sequence is MNRLRQSKNMYTFPYEIVDVDYKINTELLQYFKGERTGFVQVGPEKYFFPHKYKFEADNFYNFCARPDDIWVATVPRSGTTWTQELVWLLAHDLDFDAAKQESLTERFPFFEFSLFVHPEVKAELLAKHFGDNKKLEFIEHFSRSGYKTLDEWPCNKRRFIKTHFPFSLLPPSVMQNKCKVIYVLRNPKDVAVSYYHLNRLYRTQGYTGDFHRYWDYFSRGLNPWLPYYSHISEAFEHRHLPNILILNYEDMVSNLRGVVLKLAAFLNCTISAEGLKNLTQHLDIKNFRENPSVNGSEMADVGLLLKGEAGFVRKGGNGKREELMNDTALKNCVDQWIHENTYDKN, encoded by the exons ATGAATCGGTTAAGACAATCGAAAAATATGTACACTTTTCCGTATGAAATCGTTGACGTTGATTACAAGATAAACACTGAGCTGCTACAGTATTTCAAAG GTGAGCGCACAGGATTTGTGCAAGTGGGTcctgaaaaatatttctttcctCATAAATACAAGTTTGAAGcagacaatttttataatttttgtgcaCGTCCAGATGATATTTGGGTAGCAACAGTTCCACGGTCTGGAACCACATGGACTCAGGAGTTAGTTTGGCTACTGGCACATGATTTAGATTTTGATGCAGCCAAACAGGAATCCCTCACAGAACGTTTTCCATTTTTTGA GTTTTCATTATTCGTTCATCCTGAAGTCAAGGCTGAGTTGTTAGCTAAACATTTTGGGGACAATAAAAAGCTGGAATTCATTGAACATTTTTCCAGATCAGGATACAAGACTCTAGACGAATGGCCATGTAATAAGAGACGTTttataaaaacacattttccattttctttgcTGCCACCAAGTGTTATGCAGAATAAGTGCAAG GTAATATACGTATTGCGTAATCCCAAAGATGTGGCTGTTTCCTATTACCATTTGAATCGGTTGTACCGAACCCAAGGCTACACTGGTGATTTCCACCGATATTGGGATTACTTTTCACGGGGATTGA ACCCTTGGCTACCATACTACAGTCACATAAGTGAAGCGTTTGAACATCGTCATTTGCCAAATATACTCATCCTCAACTATGAAGATATGGTTTCCAATTTGAGAGGTGTCGTATTGAAACTGGCAGCATTTTTAAATTGCACAATCAGTGCGGAGGGTTTGAAAAACTTAACACAACATttggatattaaaaatttccgGGAGAATCCATCAGTAAATGGAAGTGAAATGGCGGATGTTGGACTTTTGCTTAAGGGTGAAGCTGGTTTCGTTAGAAAAGGTGGCAATGGAAAACGAGAAGAGCTTATGAATGACACTGCACTGAAGAATTGTGTAGACCAGTGGATTCATGAAAATACATatgacaaaaattaa
- the gkt gene encoding probable tyrosyl-DNA phosphodiesterase isoform X1, giving the protein MTTKLKKCPYGEQCYRKNPIHFGEFSHPHLDEIYAKGLDPNTNKYVIPDELFMSAELIETQLKLLEKLFPKAGSSNSESSKTTSKTEESDMNSSGQRLDTGTTKRESIKRSKSPAADSSNINAASTVNVNSSSMDNSEVSKKVKITKNVKDYIPVVLEKGHAAEKLERAAPYNFFLTAITDSKLTHHEPLTITLLEILDESLGEIESSVQINFMVDIGWLLGHYYFAGIMGTPLLVLYGDETPELANISKTHPEVTAVKINMPTAFATSHAKVMLLGYTDGSMRVVISTANLYEDDWHNRTQGLWISPKLPPLASDADTTAGESPTNFRQDFMLYLVEYKLAKLQPWIARIRKTDFSSINVFFIGSTPGGFREGPRGYPWGHPRVAELLKKHCTTVDARTPVICQSSSIGSLGPNIQTWIQHDFLNSLRKHSGPQGVTQFPIFKMIYPSFANVNNSHDGLLGGGCLPYGANTNAKQSWLRGHLFQWSSKQRFRSQAMPHIKTYTRMKLEDQSIYWFMLTSANLSKAAWGAFNKKVNIASSLRILNFEAGVLFLPRFVTGEETFPLGHVRDGIPPFPLPYDVPLAPYAPDDKPFLMDYLR; this is encoded by the exons ATGACTACGAAGCTGAAAAAATGCCCATATGGCGAGCAGTGCTACAGGAAGAATCCCATACATTTTGGCGAATTTTCACATCCTCATT TGGACGAGATTTACGCAAAAGGATTGGACCCTAATACGAATAAGTATGTAATTCCTGATGAACTTTTTATGAGCGCCGAATTAATAGAAACTCAATTGAAACTGCTCGAAAAGTTGTTTCCAAAGGCAGGTTCTAGTAATTCGGAAAGTAGCAAAACTACGTCAAAAACAGAAGAAAGTGATATGAACAGCAGTGGTCAACGATTAGATACCGGTACAACAAAA CGTGAATCTATTAAACGAAGTAAGTCGCCCGCTGCTGACAGTTCTAATATTAACGCCGCATCCACTGTCAACGTAAACTCCTCTTCTATGGATAATTCCGAAGTATCTAAGAAGGTCAAAATAACCAAAAACGTCAAGGACTACATACCAGTAGTTTTGGAAAAGGGCCATGCCGCCGAAAAACTTGAGCGCGCTGCaccttacaatttttttcttactgcTATTACGGATTCCAAACTCACTCATCATGAGCCATTAACAATAACTTTACTAG AAATCCTTGATGAGAGCTTAGGTGAGATTGAATCATCCgtgcaaattaattttatggtGGATATCGGCTGGTTACTTGGGCACTATTATTTCGCTGGTATAAT GGGCACTCCGTTACTTGTTCTTTATGGCGATGAAACACCGGAGTTGGCCAATATATCTAAAACACATCCGGAAGTCACGGCAGTTAAAATTAACATGCCTACAGCATTCGCTACATCTCACGCCAAAGTAATGCTTCTAGGCTATACGGATGGTAGTATGCGTGTGGTAATTTCAACTGCAAATTTATATGAAGACGATTGGCACAATCGCACCCAAGGCCTTTGGATAAGTCCGAAACTACCTCCGTTAGCTTCTGATGCAGACACCACGGCCGGGGAGAGTCCCACAAACTTCCGACAGGACTTTATGTTGTATTTAGTAGAATATAAATTAGCAAAGTTGCAGCCTTGGATAGCACGAATACGCAAAACGGATTTCAGTTCCATAAA tgtTTTTTTCATCGGTTCCACTCCTGGTGGCTTTCGCGAAGGTCCACGTGGTTATCCTTGGGGACATCCACGTGTCGCAGAGTTGCTTAAAAAGCATTGCACTACTGTTGATGCCAGAACGCCCGTAATTTGTCAAAGCTCTAGCATTGGATCTCTTGGtccaaacatacaaacatggaTACAACATGATTTTCTTAACAGCCTGCGAAAACATTCCGGACCACAAGGGGTTACACAATTTCCAATTTTCAAAATGATATATCCAAGCTTCGCTAACGTTAACAACAGTCATGATGGGTTACTAGGTGGTGGTTGTTTACCATACGGCGCAAATACTAACGCTAAACAGTCTTGGCTGCGTGGGCATCTATTCCAATGGAGTTCGAAACAGCGTTTTCGTTCGCAAGCTATGCCGCACATCAAAACTTATACACGCATGAAATTGGAGGACCAGTCTATCTACTGGTTTATGTTAACCTCCGCAAACTTATCTAAGGCAGCATGgggagctttcaataaaaaggTTAATATAGCATCGAGCTTAAGAATTTTGAACTTTGAAGCTGGTGTGCTCTTCTTACCGAGATTTGTG ACCGGAGAGGAGACGTTTCCGTTAGGACATGTGCGTGATGGTATACCGCCATTCCCACTACCTTATGATGTGCCCTTAGCACCGTATGCACCGGACGATAAACCATTTTTGATGGACTATTTACGTTAG
- the gkt gene encoding probable tyrosyl-DNA phosphodiesterase isoform X2, producing the protein MNSSGQRLDTGTTKRESIKRSKSPAADSSNINAASTVNVNSSSMDNSEVSKKVKITKNVKDYIPVVLEKGHAAEKLERAAPYNFFLTAITDSKLTHHEPLTITLLEILDESLGEIESSVQINFMVDIGWLLGHYYFAGIMGTPLLVLYGDETPELANISKTHPEVTAVKINMPTAFATSHAKVMLLGYTDGSMRVVISTANLYEDDWHNRTQGLWISPKLPPLASDADTTAGESPTNFRQDFMLYLVEYKLAKLQPWIARIRKTDFSSINVFFIGSTPGGFREGPRGYPWGHPRVAELLKKHCTTVDARTPVICQSSSIGSLGPNIQTWIQHDFLNSLRKHSGPQGVTQFPIFKMIYPSFANVNNSHDGLLGGGCLPYGANTNAKQSWLRGHLFQWSSKQRFRSQAMPHIKTYTRMKLEDQSIYWFMLTSANLSKAAWGAFNKKVNIASSLRILNFEAGVLFLPRFVTGEETFPLGHVRDGIPPFPLPYDVPLAPYAPDDKPFLMDYLR; encoded by the exons ATGAACAGCAGTGGTCAACGATTAGATACCGGTACAACAAAA CGTGAATCTATTAAACGAAGTAAGTCGCCCGCTGCTGACAGTTCTAATATTAACGCCGCATCCACTGTCAACGTAAACTCCTCTTCTATGGATAATTCCGAAGTATCTAAGAAGGTCAAAATAACCAAAAACGTCAAGGACTACATACCAGTAGTTTTGGAAAAGGGCCATGCCGCCGAAAAACTTGAGCGCGCTGCaccttacaatttttttcttactgcTATTACGGATTCCAAACTCACTCATCATGAGCCATTAACAATAACTTTACTAG AAATCCTTGATGAGAGCTTAGGTGAGATTGAATCATCCgtgcaaattaattttatggtGGATATCGGCTGGTTACTTGGGCACTATTATTTCGCTGGTATAAT GGGCACTCCGTTACTTGTTCTTTATGGCGATGAAACACCGGAGTTGGCCAATATATCTAAAACACATCCGGAAGTCACGGCAGTTAAAATTAACATGCCTACAGCATTCGCTACATCTCACGCCAAAGTAATGCTTCTAGGCTATACGGATGGTAGTATGCGTGTGGTAATTTCAACTGCAAATTTATATGAAGACGATTGGCACAATCGCACCCAAGGCCTTTGGATAAGTCCGAAACTACCTCCGTTAGCTTCTGATGCAGACACCACGGCCGGGGAGAGTCCCACAAACTTCCGACAGGACTTTATGTTGTATTTAGTAGAATATAAATTAGCAAAGTTGCAGCCTTGGATAGCACGAATACGCAAAACGGATTTCAGTTCCATAAA tgtTTTTTTCATCGGTTCCACTCCTGGTGGCTTTCGCGAAGGTCCACGTGGTTATCCTTGGGGACATCCACGTGTCGCAGAGTTGCTTAAAAAGCATTGCACTACTGTTGATGCCAGAACGCCCGTAATTTGTCAAAGCTCTAGCATTGGATCTCTTGGtccaaacatacaaacatggaTACAACATGATTTTCTTAACAGCCTGCGAAAACATTCCGGACCACAAGGGGTTACACAATTTCCAATTTTCAAAATGATATATCCAAGCTTCGCTAACGTTAACAACAGTCATGATGGGTTACTAGGTGGTGGTTGTTTACCATACGGCGCAAATACTAACGCTAAACAGTCTTGGCTGCGTGGGCATCTATTCCAATGGAGTTCGAAACAGCGTTTTCGTTCGCAAGCTATGCCGCACATCAAAACTTATACACGCATGAAATTGGAGGACCAGTCTATCTACTGGTTTATGTTAACCTCCGCAAACTTATCTAAGGCAGCATGgggagctttcaataaaaaggTTAATATAGCATCGAGCTTAAGAATTTTGAACTTTGAAGCTGGTGTGCTCTTCTTACCGAGATTTGTG ACCGGAGAGGAGACGTTTCCGTTAGGACATGTGCGTGATGGTATACCGCCATTCCCACTACCTTATGATGTGCCCTTAGCACCGTATGCACCGGACGATAAACCATTTTTGATGGACTATTTACGTTAG
- the Vamp7 gene encoding vesicle-associated membrane protein 7, translated as MPILYSVISRGSTVLAKYAECVGNFAEVTEQIISKIATENHKLTYSHGEYLIHYICENRIIYMCITDNEFDRTRAFLFLADIKQKFIHTYGLQVATAIAYAMNTEFSKVLAEQMTHFSQSREVDMISRVHGQIDELKDIMVKNIDSLRDRGERLELLVNKTENLSNNSVAFRKASRNLARQMFWKKVRIYVVVVLIIIFVIYVIISMFCGGLAWQSCIAN; from the exons ATGCCTATTCTATACAGCGTAATATCTCGGGGCAGCACAGTGCTAGCCAAATATGCGGAGTGTGTGGGAAACTTTGCCGAGGTCACCGAACAGATAATCTCTAAAATCGCAACGGAGAATCACAAGTTGACATATTCGCATGGCGaatatttaatacattataTATGTGAAAATCGCATAATCTATATGTGCATCACAGACAAC GAATTTGATCGTACACGAGCCTTTTTATTTCTGGCTGACATTAAACAGAagtttatacatacttatggaCTACAAGTGGCGACAGCTATTGCCTATGCAATGAATACGGAGTTTTCGAAGGTACTGGCAGAACAAATGACACATTTCAGTCAATCGCGGGAGGTGGATATGATTTCGCGAGTCCATGGTCAAATCGACGAATTAAAAGACATAATGGTgaaaaatatag ATAGTCTTCGTGATCGAGGTGAAAGATTGGAATTGCTTGTGAATAAAACAGAAAATCTTAGTAATAAT tctGTTGCATTCCGTAAAGCATCTCGTAATTTGGCACGACAAATGTTCTGGAAAAAGGTTCGCATCTATGTAGTAGTagtgttaataataatatttgtaatctATGTGATTATAAGTATGTTCTGCGGTGGTCTGGCATGGCAGAGTTGTATTGCAAACTGA
- the LOC106615791 gene encoding mitochondrial amidoxime-reducing component 1, translating to MSNPTTGVSSKLLLSIGIGVGVTAVSGVSYLYYKYWKENATPEQWQRVGTLEMLEFFPIKSCAPLKFPEGTEMECEVLGLRYEGCRDRALMLVDKDDVMITARGYPKMVLIASRLVTPTKLEINAPGMETLELDFKKLIEEGPGRDIHTAVFRAKVDAMLCGEKYDKWFSQFILGQESGLKLVYHPYPKPMKPIDKELAKEPHIKNSDTGAFADATSYMMMNLSSVDDLNKRLPRPIKPIQFRGGFYLKMDKNEPYTEDSYDWVKIGSEAVFRKVAPCRRCILPNINPETGERDPENNPLKTLKTYRCFENNPSPVLGIHLGLRQAGKIKRGDVIYVGVQK from the exons ATGtcca ATCCAACCACTGGCGTCTCCTCTAAGCTGCTCTTGAGTATCGGTATAGGTGTTGGGGTGACCGCGGTGTCAGGCGTCTCCTAtctgtattataaatattggaAAGAGAATGCCACACCGGAGCAATGGCAACGTGTAGGTACATTGGAAATGCTCGAGTTCTTCCCAATCAAATCTTGTGCGCCACTTAAATTCCCAGAGGGCACTGAAATGGAATGCGAGGTACTCGGTCTACGCTATGAAGGTTGTCGCGATCGTGCTTTGATGCTGGTGGACAAAGACGACGTAATGATAACTGCACGTGGCTATCCCAAGATGGTGCTGATAGCCTCCAGACTGGTCACACCCACAAAGCTTGAAATCAATGCTCCAGGCATGGAGACTTTGGAGTTGGATTTCAAGAAACTGATTGAGGAAGGACCGGGCAGAGACATACATACAGCCGTGTTTCGTGCCAAAGTGGACGCGATGCTGTGTGGTGAAAAGTATGACAAATGGTTTTCACAATTTATACTTGGTCAGGAGAGTGGACTGAAACTTGTGTACCACCCATATCCGAAGCCTATGAAGCCAATCGACAAGGAATTGGCCAAAGAACCGCACATCAAAAACTCCGACACG GGTGCCTTTGCTGATGCTACCAGCTACATGATGATGAATTTATCTTCTGTTGATGATCTTAATAAGCGACTCCCCCGACCCATAAAACCAATTCAGTTCCGTGgtggtttttatttaaaaatggataaGAACGAGCCATACACTGAGGATTCTTACGACTGGGTTAAAATTGGCAGTGAAGCGGTGTTTCGCAAGGTGGCGCCATGCCGTCGCTGCATTTTACCCAATATCAATCCGGAGACTGGTGAGCGCGATCCGGAGAATAATCCTTTGAAAACGCTAAAAAC ATATCGCTGCTTTGAGAATAATCCAAGTCCCGTGTTGGGCATACATCTGGGGCTACGTCAGGCAGGGAAAATAAAACGTGGTGATGTAATTTACGTTGGCGTACAAAAATGA
- the LOC106615793 gene encoding mitochondrial amidoxime reducing component 2 has product MRYLEVIVWSGLSIVAAVGGITIWLAYRKRNSNRRRLPSANEWQHLGTLKIINFYPVKGGAPIRLEQVECSEFGLHSSGIWERCLMAYDESGAVVYSGSYPRMLSVHPEIVSEMVLRLETPNMSPIIMDLSELLTEPYAVVEKRENGNVSRLVECRAEHHVWLSRAVLQREHGLRLYVKLKPYPGEKLDIAPVMVMHERSVHDLNERLSGKTKVDCQQFRGNIVVDSNANIPPYNEDNWLWLRIGTDVESSVVMHYNSDCLRCILVNVNVENYTRNSDFEPLRMLKKYRLRQNSREPTMGVYFDVYKCGILKIGEQIYVNYA; this is encoded by the exons ATGCGGTATTTGGAAGTTATCGTTTGGTCTGGCCTTAgcattgttgctgctgtggGTGGCATTACAATTTGGTTGGCATATCGCAAGAGAAACAGCAATCGTCGGCGACTACCCAGTGCCAATGAATGGCAACATTTGGGGacactgaaaataataaatttttatcctGTCAAGGGTGGTGCGCCCATACGACTGGAGCAAGTGGAATGCTCGGAGTTCGGTCTGCATTCGAGTGGCATCTGGGAGCGTTGCTTGATGGCATATGATGAGTCCGGCGCAGTGGTATATTCTGGCTCCTATCCACGCATGCTCAGTGTACATCCCGAGATTGTGAGTGAAATGGTATTGCGTTTGGAAACGCCGAATATGTCACCTATAATTATGGACTTGAGTGAGCTACTGACAGAACCCTATGCAGTTGTAGAAAAACGAGAAAACGGCAATGTCAGCCGTTTGGTAGAATGTCGAGCCGAACATCATGTATGGCTCTCACGCGCAGTGCTCCAGCGTGAGCACGGTTTACGGCTGTATGTGAAATTAAAACCATATCCGGGAGAGAAGTTG GATATTGCTCCAGTTATGGTAATGCATGAACGTTCCGTGCATGATCTAAATGAACGACTAAGCGGTAAAACGAAAGTGGACTGTCAACAGTTTCGTGGCAATATCGTAGTCGATAGCAATGCGAATATTCCACCATACAACGAAGATAACTGGCTCTGGTTGCGTATCGGCACAGATGTTGAAAGCTCGGTAGTTATGCACTACAACTCGGACTGCCTGCGTTGTATTTTGGTAAATGTGAATGTGGAGAATTATACGAGAAACTCTGATTTCGAACCACTAAGAATGCTAAAGAA ATATCGACTGCGTCAAAATTCTAGAGAACCGACTATGGGTGTTTATTTTGATGTTTATAAATGTGGAATCCTTAAGATTGGGGAACAAATCTATGTCAATTATGCGTAA